A part of Sander vitreus isolate 19-12246 chromosome 8, sanVit1, whole genome shotgun sequence genomic DNA contains:
- the LOC144522636 gene encoding DNA topoisomerase I, mitochondrial: MGREKDAKGEGKAKHKAKKLKKLSDSESAGPGGDAIKYSAKSTTSTEKTHNGKSHKKVKTPKTETLDSASSPRESVKQEPEDNDFTANKGLKRKRIKDEPMEGPSNSTATPTSKKKNKRRGQEEESDREAQKKKSKKRTEKTVKKEEGEHPVSKKPKRTKEEIKEARLVKIKKKEEEEQSRWRWWEEEKYEDGVKWKFLEHKGPFFPPEYQPLPDNVNFYYGGKKVKLSPAAEEVGLFFAQMLDHEYTTKKVFRENFFKDWRKEMTHEERSLIKDLDKCDFGEIHAMHKAKVEARKNMTKEEKLVLKEANLKIVDEYGFCLLDHHKERIGNFKIEPPGLFRGRGEHPKQGMLKKRIQPEDVIINCSRESSVPVPPAGHRWKEVRHDNSVTWLASWTENIQGAIKYIMLNANSKLKGEKDWEKYEVARKLKSCVDDIRNQYNQDLKSKEMGTRQRAVALYFIDKLALRAGNEKEEGETADTVGCCSLRVEHITLHEKLEGNECVVEFDFLGKDSIRYYNKVPVIRKVFKNLKLFLVNKQPGDDLFDRLNTAMLNKHLSSLMPGLTAKVFRTYNASITLQQQLKELTNKSDNMAEKLLSYNRANRAVAILCNHQRAPPKTFDQSMANLQAKIDARKETLALAKTELKQAKKEAKNKGTSDPKLQTLVERKKAAVKRCEEQLLKMEVQATDREENKQIALGTSKLNYLDPRISVAWCKNMGVPVDKIYNKSQRDKFAWAIDMTEEDFEF, encoded by the exons AGAGTCTGTGAAACAGGAGCCAGAGGATAATGACTTTACTGcaaacaaagggttgaaaaggAAAAGAATTAAGGATGAGCCCATGGAAGGCCCTTCAAACTCCACTGCTACACCTAC ctcaaaaaagaaaaataagagaCGTGGGCAGGAAGAAGAAAGTGATAGAGAAGCTcaaaaaaagaagtcaaagaaaagaacagaaaag ACggtaaagaaagaggaaggagagcatCCAGTCTCCAAAAAACCTAAGAGGACAAAAGAGGAGATTAAGGAGGCAAGACTCGTGAAGatcaaaaagaaagaggaggaggagcagagtcGCTGGAGATG GTGGGAGGAAGAGAAGTATGAAGATGGGGTGAAATGGAAGTTCCTGGAACACAAGGGACCCTTCTTCCCTCCTGAGTACCAGCCTCTGCCAGACAATGTTAACTTCTACTATGGTG gtAAGAAGGTGAAGCTGAGCCCGGCAGCTGAGGAGGTGGGGTTGTTCTTTGCCCAGATGTTGGACCATGAGTACACCACCAAGAAGGTGTTCCGGGAGAACTTCTTTAAAGATTGGAGGAAG gaaaTGACCCATGAGGAGAGGTCACTGATTAAAGATCTTGACAAATGTGACTTTGGAGAGATCCATGCCATGCATAAAGCCAAGGTGGAGGCCCGGAAAAACATGACCAAGGAGGAGAAACTG GTTTTGAAAGAGGCCAACCTGAAGATAGTGGATGAGTACGGCTTCTGCCTGTTGGATCACCACAAAGAGCGCATCGGCAACTTTAAGATTGAGCCTCCCGGGCTGTTCCGGGGTAGAGGCGAGCATCCCAAACAGGGTATGCTGAAGAAAAGGATCCAACCAGAGGATGTGATCATCAACTGCAGCAG AGAGTCCAGTGTCCCCGTGCCGCCCGCTGGACACCGCTGGAAGGAGGTTCGACATGACAACTCTGTGACGTGGCTGGCCAGCTGGACTGAGAACATCCAGGGCGCCATTAAATACATCATGCTCAATGCCAACTCAAAACTCAAG GGAGAGAAGGACTGGGAGAAATACGAGGTCGCTCGGAAGCTGAAGTCATGCGTGGACGACATCCGCAACCAGTACAACCAGGATCTGAAATCTAAAGAGATGGGCACAAGACAAAGAGCTGTGGCCCTCTACTTCATAGACAAG CTGGCGCTGAGAGCTGGTAatgagaaggaggagggagagacggcAGACACGGTTGGTTGCTGCTCGCTACGTGTGGAGCACATCACCCTCCATGAGAAACTGGAGGGCAACGAGTGTGTTGTGGAGTTCGACTTCCTGGGTAAAGACTCCATTCGCTACTACAACAAGGTCCCCGTCATCAGAAAG gtttttaaGAATCTCAAACTGTTCCTGGTGAACAAACAACCTGGAGACGACCTCTTTGACCGCCTTAAT ACAGCCATGCTGAACAAGCACCTGAGTTCTCTAATGCCTGGTCTGACTGCGAAGGTCTTCAGGACATACAATGCTTCCATCACATTACAGCAGCAGCTCAAAGAGCTCACAAACA AGTCCGACAACATGGCAGAGAAACTGCTGTCCTACAACAGGGCTAATAGAGCAGTTGCCATTCTGTGTAACCACCAGCGGGCGCCGCCAAAGACCTTTGATCAGTCTATGGCTAACCTTCAGGCCAAG ATTGATGCTCGAAAGGAAACGCTGGCCCTAGCAAAGACGGAGCTGAAACAGGCCAAGAAGGAGGCCAAGAACAAAGGCACCTCAGACCCCAAGCTGCAGAC GCTGGTGGAGCGGAAGAAGGCAGCAGTGAAGCGCTGCGAGGAGCAGCTGCTGAAGATGGAGGTCCAGGCGACTGacagagaagaaaacaaacagattgCCCTGGGTACCTCAAAGCTCAACTACCTGGACCCACGCATCAGCGTGGCTTG GTGTAAGAACATGGGGGTACCTGTAGACAAAATCTACAATAAGAGCCAAAGGGACAAGTTTGCCTGGGCCATCGACATGACGGAGGAGGACTTTGAGTTCTAA